Genomic DNA from Candidatus Vogelbacteria bacterium:
GCCCAAGCTGTAGAGTTTTTCGAGTGTAACTTGGATGTCCAACTCTAAACGCTCGCGTGGAACCTGCCCGTATCGCTGAAGCATCTGCTCCAACAAGTCCTCGACAGTTGTCATCCCATCACATTTCTGCCAAATGAAAAAGGCAGAGTCGTTCAAAACGTGCACTAGACCTCCGGCGGCATCGTACAAGGCCCCATCCTCACCAAATTCATGAACACTCACGTCCGCTCTTCGTCTAGGTAGTCGTTTGGGCTGAAGCATCTGTATCCTCTCCACTCAACTTCATGTGTCAACGCAAGACATTATGCGTGGCATTTAGCGAGCGGCCATAATGCCAAGGATATCGCGATAAAGACAAATACCAGGCCAGCGATTAGCATCCCCTTTTTCGACACATACGGGGCCAAAACGCAAGATGAAGCGATGTAGCACTCTCGCACAGCCGCGACGAAAACAGATGACCTCTCCGAACTTGGGCTTCGGATCGAGCGCATAGCGAATTTCTACCTCTGAGCCTGGGGGAAGTGTTGGCGACATGCTTCGACCAGTAACCCGCTTCAGCATTGTCTTACGGTCATGTCGCCAGGCTTCTTCGACTGCCCGTCGAGCTTTGTCGTGATCTCTGGCTGGCAAAGGCACACTATGCTCCATCTGGATATTCTATCATCCCTGTAGACATTGGTGAAAAGGCCCAGTTACCGTGGAACCGCCGAAGAAAGAGATCGGAATGCCAGTGCAATTGCAAACGAAACAAAAAACTACTCATGATATTGCGCCCAAATACTAGACATGTCAATTAGTCTGTATTCCCCGTCTGGCGCTGGAATCATCTCATGGGCAACAGCAAGGCTCATCTCCGCCGGAAACATCAAGACACTCTGAATCGTGTGATGGTTGCATATACAATTATAGCTCTTCCCATTCTCGCGGCCTGTCGCTCCGTCGTATTTGTCACGCAGAAATCGAAGCGCGGCCTCCGCGCACAGCGCTCCTCGATGTTCCTCTATCAAGGTGCGCATTCGCGCGTATCGAAAGGTTCCTGCTGAATAGGTAAGTCTATTTCGCGCAGTCTGTGGGCACTGGCAACAATCGTCAACAATGAGCGTCCCTCTCCGCGCCGACCTCCAGGCACACAAACTTCGGGTGAACTCAATCGCACCGGCCTCCCCGCTCTTTCCGTCAGCGAGCGCAAGATTATACCCACAGGTACGGGGCACATTCTTGACTATTTCCAAAGCATCGGCGAGGTTTCGTGCCTTTTCCAGGACCATTCGAAGCACAATCGAAATCGGTACCCCCTCAATGTCGCAATCGCTCGCCGGGGTGCTGACTTCAGAGAGCGAAAGCCTAGCAGCACTCATTCCCGTGTACGTCCCAACCATCCCCACAATTGTCGGCGATATTGTTGGAAGCAGCGTCTCCGAAGCCGGACTCCGAGCTATGCAAATGCCCACCCTTGCATGGATGTCGCGACCCAACGGAAAATCAAGGTTTCTTCCGTGTATAAGCCGACCTCTAGTAACGCTTGGAAGTAACACAAAATTGCAACATTGATGCAAGGCTCCCATGTAACAGCCATCGACATCCGCGATGCAGTTCAGCGCAAGAATGTCGGCATACGGGACCTCGCATCCCTCGGCAATGGCACGCATCTCTTCCAGGTACATCGACGGTATGAAATTCGCGCATCTGGCTGATTGCTCAAGGAGGAAATGATAAGGAACCCCGAATATCTCGTTACTTCGTCGCACAAAACCATCCACTAGGAGCCCGATCTCATTCTTCAGCAAGCGGCCATGCTCGTGCCCCATTTCTTCTGGTGTTCCCTCAAGCAGAAGGATCGGTATAGATTCTATTAATTCTAGCGGCACGGAAACGACCACTCCTGCAACAGTGTTCGGAACACCGGAACTCAAGAAAAACGAAAGAATTTGATCTCAAAAGCACCAAACCTCTGTAAACGGCATGGACATGAGGCACGATGCGCCGCAAGGGGGGGCAAGCGAGCAAAACTCTGCTTCGGTTTCCACCAACAGAGTACCATAACCACATCTACTTGACAAGCAAAAATTATTGTGTAATACTGCTCCAGATGTAAGGTTGCAAGGTCCCGACTTAGGAGGAAGACGTAACTATGTGTCAGTTGCAGGAACTTAAGACGAAGACAGAGTATCGCCAGCAATTCCACTTTATCCTAAGGGGATTAACCCTTCTCTCCGTCGGCGTCCTATCCCTTCTGGCAGTTGCCCCTGCCTTGGGTGACGTTACAGGCTCACCAGATTGCGCCACAGACCCTATACCGGTGAATGGGGATTCAGGATCTGCATATGCTGCGGTGACATTAACGGCTCCAGTGTCCTTGTGTCCTGGAGCATCGAGTGAATTGGTCGCAAGCGGAGGTGGCGACTGTGACGTTAAGCGAACCACTGGGTGCAGCCCCGCATGTTCTACCTCCTCACGGTGCGGTGCAGACGTGGACAATAGTGATGTCGTTTTCACGTGGACATCAACAGGATCCTTATCCAAGGATGGCCCAGCAACCGGCACCCTTGAAAACAAGCAGTGGTACAAGACTGATCCCGCAATATGGGGCACTAGCGGAACTGTCACCGTAAGCAGGGATGAGGCTTCGCACGTGGACGAAGGCAGCGTTCATACTGACACTGAGACGATTACGATAAGCACGCCACCACTCACAAGCTTTGCGAACCATAAACATGTTGATGCGTCCTCGCCCGGCGACCTTACCGCTAAATTCAAGAGTGCAAGCAGCGATTTTTACTTGATGGATAATGATGGCCACACCGGAACAGCGGATATACACTGTTGCATTGGCCTTCAACCTTCTGGAAGTCTCGCCAGCTTTGGAACAGCAGGTGACGGCTTGGACGTGATTGACAATGACGGCGAGAAAGATGCCGTGTTCGCAGTAGGTAGTGGGGCAAAAATAAAGTGGGTGACAACAATTAATACCTGCGGCGGCATGCCAGGAAGTTATTCCGGTTGTGCAATGACCGCATACCACGCCCGAAACGCCATTATCAAAGTGGCAGCCTCAAATTCGACGATTGCACACGAATTTGGGCATACTGAAGGTGGTCTTGGACATGTACCTGCTCCAAACATAATGCAAACTCCCTCTGGTGCGGGCGAATTTACGTCTACCCAGTGTTCTAGCATGTTTTAGCTGCATATTTCATGAGAGAGTTCACAATTGCTATCAACTTAGCCCAAAAGGAGGCGCTGTCATGAGCACGTCACATTATGTTCTTCGCGGAAGACATGAGGTTTCTTTAAATGTATACATCTTGTCGATCTGCGTTTCCTTGACCCTTTTCATCGCAAATGCAACCGCAGATTCTACGTTTGATTCCATAAAAAGCGACGCTTTCTTGGAAGAACTAACTCGGATCGCCCAACCGCCGTGTGAATTTCCCAGTGCAACGGAGTCTTTCTTTGCTGTATTTGGGCGCGATTCGAACACCGAGACGGCGCTCCTAAGCGTGCTGAGAGATGAGAGTTCCGATTTTTACGCGCGCCGTCTGACGGTTTGGGCATTGACAGAACTTGGTACGGACGCGGCACAGACTGAACTAACAAAGTTTATCGAGGCACCCTTACCCAGCAGCCTTCCAGAGGGTACAACGTTGGAGCAAAGACTGGATGTGCTTCGT
This window encodes:
- a CDS encoding PqqD family protein, giving the protein MSVHEFGEDGALYDAAGGLVHVLNDSAFFIWQKCDGMTTVEDLLEQMLQRYGQVPRERLELDIQVTLEKLYSLGVCMRGLE